CATCGAAGTTCCATCCCAGGCATCATAATTAATCTCCCGGCGCACAGGCACCCCCAGCTTTGGCCGCCTGTCGGAGCCGAACACGACTCCAAAAGCCGTTTGACCGGGGTAGGCGGGGAGCGTCGACCAGATTGCCTTGCCAGGTGCTGCCACCGAGATGTGATTACCGCTGTTTGAAAACATGGTGACCCGATCGTCCAGTCCGGTAGCGCCAACCGCGATGATACCAGGGATTGCTGCTGGATAGGACGTTGGGCTGCCACAAACCCGCGGCTCCGCTTCCCAGATGGCTCCATCAACCAGCACGACTGGGCACGTGCCTCGGGATTAGAAAAGTCAACGATCACCGAAGCTATGAGTAAAGACGGTGTCGT
The sequence above is a segment of the Methylobacterium nodulans ORS 2060 genome. Coding sequences within it:
- a CDS encoding S8 family serine peptidase, translating into MLVDGAIWEAEPRVCGSPTSYPAAIPGIIAVGATGLDDRVTMFSNSGNHISVAAPGKAIWSTLPAYPGQTAFGVVFGSDRRPKLGVPVRREINYDAWDGTSMAAPHVTGCAALFIAKGIAANEKPTPAQVRQALMESADKVPAMNGSDFSVDYGTGRINLSRLLQAGR